In Helianthus annuus cultivar XRQ/B chromosome 3, HanXRQr2.0-SUNRISE, whole genome shotgun sequence, a single window of DNA contains:
- the LOC110931220 gene encoding uncharacterized protein LOC110931220: MALCKCFGYPDFFITITCNPKWPEVQRFLKDTNLSPEDRPDILSRLFKIKLDSICKDLKKNHLFGKASAVVYTIEFQKRSLPHAHLCLFMEPESKLPTVDQVDGFICAEIPDRSQDPELFMLVKEYMIHGPCGNARLSSPCMVDRKCSKGFPKEFQDHTTLDSNGFPLYRRRNNGAFVVKNKIDLDNRSVVPYNKKLLKRYQAHINVEWCNQAASIKYLFKYINKGPDRATIAVVQSDNQSDEQVQDEIKEYYDCQYISACEASWRIFANEVHYRRPSVMRLPFHLPGQQPVVFGPDEDINYVLNKPSVKSSMFLSWMERNKDPNDTLSRTLTYVQFPNFYVWKLDKRVWEPRQRKKAIGRIHSVPPSLGEAYFLRILLNKVRGPTSFDDIKTVNGHVYDTYRDACYALGLLDDDSEYVEAIKEASLSGSASYIRNLFCTMLLSSSLSRPEVVWESSWKYMTDDFLYRLQKYHRVTALSIPEHQLKNYALCEIEKFLLRNNSSLRRFQTMPFPDMSSSGSSDSRLIFEERAYDITHLGNLYDSQLTMLTDEQRSVFEEIMAAVNGDNGGIFFLYGYGGTGKTFLWKTLSAAVRSKGQIVLNVASSGIASLLLDGGRTAHSRFHIPLNLTEDSVCNIKPGSDVSKLLHETKLIIWDEAPIVHKHAFEALDRTMNDVFNIDPSLNSDIRFGGKVIVFGGDFRQILPVVPNGGRQEIVNASLCSSYLWSKCKLLRLTRNMRLTVGRSTVDIEEINSFAKWLLDLGEGNVGGPNDGEATIQIPQDLLITDESDPIPSLIDFVYPSILQNINNHNYFSERAILAPKNNIVHEINDRLLSMFPGEEREYLSSDSLCPTEDVNATQQRIYSPDVLNGLKISGLPNHRLVLKVGVPVMLLRNIDQRNGLCNGTRLQVKKLYNRVIEAEIISGANIGTSTYIPRINLIPSDKKIPFAFQRRQFPLSVCFAMTINKSQGQSLSRVGLYLKQPVFSHGQLYVALSRVKTRDGVKLLILDNNGKPTDNTSNVVYKEIFNEL; the protein is encoded by the exons ATGGCTCTGTGTAAATGCTTTGGTTATCCGGATTTTTTTATAACCATAACATGCAATCCCAAATGGCCAGAAGTTCAACGCTTTCTCAAAGACACCAATCTCAGTCCGGAAGATAGGCCTGATATCCTTTCCAGATTGTTCAAAATTAAGCTTGATTCAATTTGCAAAGATTTAAAAAAGAATCATCTATTTGGCAAAGCTTCAGCAG ttgttTACACAATCGAGTTTCAAAAACGTAGTTTGCCTCATGCCCATTTATGCTTATTCATGGAGCCTGAATCGAAATTACCTACGGTGGACCAAGTTGATGGATTTATATGCGCAGAAATACCTGACAGAAGTCAAGATCCAGAATTATTCATGCTTGTGAAAGAATATATGATACACGGTCCATGTGGTAATGCTAGGTTGAGCTCTCCATGTATGGTTGATAGGAAGTGTTCAAAAGGCTTTCCCAAAGAATTTCAAGATCATACTACACTAGATTCAAACGGGTTTCCTTTATACAGAAGGAGAAACAATGGCGCTTTTGTTGTGAAAAATAAAATTGACCTTGATAACAGAAGTGTGGTACCGTACAACAAAAAATTATTGAAAAGGTATCAAGCTCATATAAATGTTGAATGGTGCAATCAGGCCGCTTCGATAAAGTATCTgtttaaatatattaataaaggaCCTGACCGAGCGACTATAGCTGTTGTTCAAAGCGATAATCAATCTGACGAACAAGTACAAGACGAGATAAAAGAGTATTACGATTGTCAATATATATCAGCTTGCGAAGCATCTTGGAGGATATTTGCCAATGAAGTGCATTATAGACGACCTTCTGTTATGAGACTTCCGTTCCATCTACCTGGGCAACAACCTGTTGTTTTCGGACCTGATGAGGATATTAACTATGTTCTAAACAAACCATCTGTTAAATCTTCAATGTTTCTCTCATGGATGGAACGTAATAAAGACCCAAATGACACGTTGTCCCGTACACTTACATATGTTCAGTTTCCCAATTTTTATGTTTGGAAGCTTGATAAGCGAGTATGGGAACCTAGACAAAGGAAAAAAGCTATTGGCAGGATTCATTCCGTACCTCCGTCACTTGGTGAAGCTTATTTTTTGAGAATTCTGCTTAACAAGGTCAGAGGACCAACATCGTTTGATGACATTAAAACAGTTAATGGTCATGTTTACGATACATATAGAGATGCTTGCTACGCGCTCGGTCTTTTGGATGATGACTCCGAGTATGTGGAGGCAATAAAGGAAGCAAGTTTATCAGGAAGCGCTTCATATATTCGTAATTTATTTTGTACCATGCTGTTATCCAGTAGTCTTTCTAGACCTGAGGTTGTTTGGGAAAGTTCATGGAAATACATGACAGACGATTTTTTATATAGACTTCAGAAATACCATCGAGTTACAG CGTTATCAATTCCGGAGCACCAACTGAAAAACTATGCTTTGTGCGAGATTGAGAAGTTTTTACTGCGAAATAATTCATCCTTGCGAAGATTTCAAACAATGCCATTTCCAGATATGTCATCTTCAGGTAGTTCAGATAGTCGTTTGATATTCGAGGAGCGGGCCTATGATATAACACATCTTGGAAATCTCTACGATAGTCAGTTGACAATGTTAACTGATGAACAACGCTCTGTCTTTGAAGAAATTATGGCAGCAGTGAATGGTGATAACGGTGGGATTTTTTTCCTTTACGGCTATGGTGGAACAGGTAAAACATTTCTATGGAAGACATTGTCCGCTGCAGTTAGATCAAAAGGTCAAATCGTCTTAAATGTGGCTTCAAGTGGAATTGCATCGTTGTTGTTAGATGGTGGCAGGACTGCACATTCCAGGTTTCACATACCTTTGAATCTTACTGAAGACTCTGTATGTAATATAAAACCAGGAAGTGACGTGTCTAAATTACTGCATGAGACGAAATTAATAATTTGGGATGAAGCACCTATTGTACACAAACATGCATTCGAAGCGCTGGATAGAACAATGAATGACGTTTTCAACATCGACCCATCTCTCAATTCAGACATCCGGTTTGGAGGTAAGGTAATTGTTTTTGGTGGCGATTTCAGACAAATATTACCTGTCGTTCCAAACGGTGGAAGACAAGAGATTGTTAATGCCTCCTTATGTTCGTCTTACTTGTGGAGTAAATGTAAATTGCTAAGATTAACAAGAAACATGAGGTTAACCGTTGGAAGGTCGACGGTAGATATTGAAGAAATAAATAGTTTTGCCAAATGGCTTTTGGATTTGGGTGAGGGTAATGTTGGTGGTCCAAATGATGGGGAAGCAACTATTCAAATACCACAAGATCTTCTGATTACTGATGAATCTGACCCAATTCCAAGTTTAATTGATTTTGTTTATCCATCAATCTtgcaaaacatcaacaaccataaTTATTTTAGTGAGCGCGCTATACTTGCACCGAAGAATAACATTGTGCATGAGATTAATGACAGGTTGCTATCAATGTTTCCTGGTGAAGAAAGAGAGTATCTTAGCTCTGACAGTCTTTGTCCGACCGAAGATGTAAATGCTACACAACAAAGAATATACTCTCCGGATGTGCTCAATGGTCTTAAAATATCTGGCTTACCAAATCATAGGTTGGTGCTAAAAGTTGGTGTTCCAGTAATGTTATTACGAAATATTGACCAACGGAATGGTTTGTGCAACGGTACAAGGCTACAAGTAAAAAAGTTGTACAACCGTGTAATAGAAGCCGAGATAATATCTGGTGCAAATATTGGTACTTCTACATATATACCTCGAATTAACTTGATCCCTTCTGATAAAAAGATTCCTTTTGCTTTTCAAAGGAGGCAATTTCCACTTTCCGTATGTTTTGCGATGACAATAAACAAAAGTCAAGGCCAGTCGCTTTCAAGAGTTGGTTTGTACCTGAAACAACCCGTCTTCTCTCATGGTCAATTGTATGTTGCTTTATCAAGGGTGAAAACAAGAGATGGGGTCAAACTACTCATACTTGACAACAATGGAAAACCGACAGATAATACAAGTAATGTTGTTTATAAAGAGATTTTCAACGAATTATAA